The window gcaggtattcagtgatttgtgcgttgtttcctactggattgataacttggttttcaaactgagggaaatacttatctctactttgctgcatcactctttcctcttcaaggaaaaaactaacgcacgctcaagaagtagcaggcgtCTCCTGGGGCTCGGCCTTGACGGCGGCGAGCGGCGTCATTGTGCCGAACGAGTGGGAGCTGAAGGAAGAGGAGGACATCCCCGCCACGAGCTGCCGCTCTAGCACGAGAAAGATGTCGCCGGGTACTCCAACGACGGCGAGTTGTGGCCCTCGATGTGCTCGAGGATGGCGTAGAGCGTGTACCCAGGGACGCCCCACCACTTACGGCGGCCGTCGGAGTTGTGGCGCTACCTTGGCGCCGGAGCGCCGTTCGTGGACGCGAGCTGGTAGGTGTGGCGGCGCTAGAAGTACGCCGTCCATAAAGTGTGGTTGTCGGGGCGGCGTACTTCGACTGCTGTCGCACTTCCTCCGTCAGCGCCGCCCGGATCCATGCGATCTAGCTGTGGCGTTCAGCATCGGAGGGCGCCGGGGTCACGGGGACGCCTCCGGCACCGAGCCTCCACGAACCCGGCATGCGCATGTCGGGCGGCCCCGGGTAGTTTGCCTCGTAGATGGCGGAGACTGAAGTCGTTGGCCGCCGCTCCATCGCCGGGGAACCTCTCGGCCATCTGTGAAGTAGGAGAGAGGGCAAAACAAGTGCACCGAGGGAAAGAAGGGGGTTGCGGCAAGAGAGATGGCTGTGGAGGCGAGTGTGCGGCCAGCGGCGACGAAGGGCGGTGTTTATAGCTGCGAGGGGGCGACAGCATTGTGGACGCGTGGCAGGAAGGGGCGGGACGCACGGCGGCTTATCCTCACTGCGCCACCCGTGTTAAATTGAAGGCTGACCGACggtagccttggcattgattcgcgCGGGAGCCAAGGTGATGAGATGAGGACGACGATGTAGTCGCTGACTTGGTGGGCCCACGGGGTGCGAATCCGATGCGGGAAGTTTTTGGCGTGTTTTTTCTTCCCCCGGCGCCCCCGGGAGGTCTCCAGCGTACTGGgtttggcctgggtccgccggcgtcaATTTCGGCCCTAACAGACGTTATTTGTGCTCCTGGGCGCGACTGGACTTTTTTGTGGAACCGCGATAAAAAAGCGGCCTGGGGGGCTATTGGTGGGGGGGagagtggagatgctcttatgcgcaCACCATTCGATCAGGTCGGACCGGCCGATTGAATAGTTTTTGCGGGAACTTCTCCTAGGTTTGTGAAGTTCTAGAAGCTTACTAggcctttttttaattttttggactggttgtttggttttatttcattcttcttttcttttcttttctatattCTTTTTCATTTTCATATTTTTGTTCCTTTTTCgctcctttccttttctttttcttttttatgtgCGTGAGCTTTTttgaaattgatcctttcttctaatttgtgaaccttttccaaattcatgaatttttttaaatgcatgaatataTTTAAATTGTGATTTTCTTATAAAATATTTTTTTTTCACAATTCATGTAGTATTTTCAAATTAgtcatttttaaaaaaattagtgaacatttttcaaatccacGAAGTAAATATATGAACTAGTTTCAAATCCGTGATTTTTTtacaattttttttaaatagatgATCTTTTTGGAAAATCATAAATTTTTAAAGATTCCGCAAAGTTGTTTTGTAAATTCGTGATTATTTtttaagaataaccaactttttaCAATTTCATTATTTTTCTGAATTCGTGTAAACAATTGCTCCAATGGCCGCTCCAAAATAACATAACTGCAAggcagccacttcaacaatttcttGCCCACATTTTACACAGGACAAAAAAAATTATGAACAACAACATTTAAAACCAACGTTCAAAATATCATCTGATTCACCGATTTATCATCTAGTTTATTGCTTATCAATGGGTGACCGCTAAGTTCATACCTTACCTTTTCTATTTATCATTTGAGCCAATTTATCACTCCGACAAGCGATTAATCAGGAATCTAGGGATTAATTGGGCTTGTCCCTTGTGTTTAGAAACCCAAAAAGGGTCTCCCCTTCAGTAGACTGTCGCACATTACACTTCATCCCCCATTCCATATATAGGCCATGCATTGCAGTGTTGTCCCATTTTTTTTCATTACTCATTGTTTGACATGTAATATGTAGTTATATGTTGATATAGTGTTGTCATATTGAAATGCTTACAACACACTGATGGTTATTTCCATTTTTACCTTATTAGTGCTCGGAACATAGGAATTACAAGCAAAACCGGACCGATTGGTACTCGACGGATAAAATTTATTATTAGTATtttaaaaagtagatacgacggagacgtatctgaTATCCCCCGTGTGACATGAGTCAGAATCCCTCTCGAGGGATCCGAATATCCGTCTGCGCAGACTTAGTTCCATAGAAAGGGTTCGAGCAGGCCCATGATCGAGCCCAGGTGCCTCAGACAGCCACTCAAAATTCGATGACAGGCCCACATTCGGGCCGCGAGATGCCCTCGCCAGAAGAGATTGAAAAATGGGTATCACCGAGTCTTCTTCCTAGCTGCTCAATGTTTGTCCCTCCGCAGGCATGAACAAACTGAGTCCGCCGAGGTCTCTTGCTCGAACCTCAGATCCCTTGATCTGTCGGACGTCTTGCCGGAAGAAATCACACAACAACTCTCCAGCGAGACCTCAACcgactcgggggctactgtcgagttTATAAATGCGGGGTAGGCCCAAGTATACGAATGGCCCATCGGAGGCCCATGATCGTATAATATATGGTCCAAAAGGCAACGGGCCAAGGGGCTTCATCATCAGCCCGTCGGAGACAAGGTGGCCCAAATACGCATTAAGCCCCAACAGTCGGACTCCGGCTCAACTGACTGTCGAGTACCAGCACTCGGACAAAGATGAAGGGAGCTGTCGGCTAGACCATTAGTCAGTTGTCGGCTAAACCATCTCTTGGCCACGATGTCTTGATGACGGTCGTTACCCAACGGCAGTATAACCCAGTTAAATACGGCACTTACCAGTAGTAAATATCATGGAACAGTCCGACACACCCAAGATCATGAATAGCATTAATACAAACACTTTAtgtacccctacctggcacgctctATATAAGCTAGGAGGGAAGCCCCAGGCTGAACGTTGAAGTTCCACACTTTGTACCTTACACTTAAGAGCTAAGAGCACGACAGAGTAGGGTATTAGCTCCACCGCAGAGGGCCTCAACCTGTATAAATCCTTGAGCGTACTCTCAACCATGTCGTTCACTAGATACCATTGCATCCACATTCCTACCCCCTAGTATTGTCAGGATTATATCCACGACAGACATAATAGCTTCTACAACAACTAAATTGATTTCATTAGATGCATCACAAGATATGTATTCATAATGTAATTTATTTGTCTTTTAAAAAATGTAACTTATTTGGTTTTATAGATGGTGAAGCACTTTTCTACAAACGGAATGTGGAATGAAGTGGAAAAATCGATGTTTTTTTAGTACGATGGATCCTttttagtacaaggaaattacaacAAACGGGGGGCAACCTATTGTAACTCTTACATTGTGGGGATATCCACAAATACTCTAAAACTTTACATTACGCGCACCCATGCATCTGCAAGGAAGAGTGTATACTTATAAACTTAGAATCAATAAAAGAAGCTTCGATAAATTACACGGTACTGCTGGGTTGGTATTGTCATTCATCCGATCCGCCTTTTGAGGATCTTGGCCCACAACCCATTCTTCATCTTGAGCACAACTGATGGCTTTGGCTCTACAACGTACCCTCCCACCATCTCAAAATCGAAGTTCCACACCATGGCGGCAACGACACTCTTCATCTGCACTACCGAGATGTTCTTGCCCAAGCACGATCTCGGCCCGGCATTGAATGCTAGGAACTTGTAGGACGGTACGTACACAAGCTTGCCATCCTCTTTGACCCACCTTTCTGGGCGGTACTCCCTACAATCCTTGCCCCACACACCTTCCATCCTGCCCATTGAGTAGAGTGAAATCAGGATGGTTTCACCCCTTTGCACCTTGTGACCGCTCGGCAGTACGTCATCGGTCATCACCATCTTCCGCTCAATGGGGCCCGGTGGGTACAGCCTCATGGATTCGAACAATGCCGCGTGCAGGTAGACGAGCGGTTCGGTCTCCTCTGGCTCAAAGGTTACCATGGTGGTCGAGTTGTTTGCTTTGTGCATGGCAATGGGAGCTAGTTCTCTTCTAATGCTCGACACGATGTGCGGGTGTTTGATGAGATTGTAGAAGAGCCAGGTGAGGGTCGTGCCGACCGTGTCACGTCCAGCAAACATGTAATTGATCAGGGTGGCGTACATGAAGCCATTAGGTTTTCCTTGGTCGTCAATATACTCCGGGTCATGGATGTAGGAAGAAACTATTTCGACATTACTgttctcttgctcttcatccatgtGGACCGATCCATCTCCCCTTTTCTCCATCATCTCTGTAACAAACCGGCACAGCTCCAATTGCGCCGCGGCGAGCTTCCGCTCTGGGCCAATTTTTAGACGCTTCATCAACTTCCAGCAAGATACCGGCACCATGTTCCGGAAGAAGCCTACATCCATGACAGCTTCCATGGCGTCAGGCACAATTACAGGTGGCATATCGGCGGTCAGAAGGCCAGGGTCGACCCCGAAGACCGACATGGCCGTCATGTCGAATGTGAACCTGGTAAACAGGTCCTGCATATCGAACGGGGTTAGGCTGTCCATGCGCGCCAAGAAGGGGAGGAGGCCTTTCTCCAACTTATCGCGGCAGCAGCGGGCCATGTAAGCCAGCAGCTGTGGGCTTGACATGAGGTGCTGCACTCTGCCACGCTGGCGGCGCCATGACTCGCCGTCCGCGTTGAAGAAGCTGTTCCCCATGGCGTCGAAGATGGCAGCGAACTCCTCGCCCTTGGGATAGTTTGTGAAGTTGGAGACGAAGATGTGGCGGACATTGGCTGGGTCGCAGGTGATGAAGAAGTGCATGGCAGGCCCACGAAACACAAAACTACTGCCGGAAGCGGCGAGGAAGGCGGTGGTGTAGTCATGGAAGTGATGGAGGTTGGCGACAACGGAAGGGAGCATGCCAACCAGGGGCCATTCCGTTGGAAGGTTTGGTACAGTCTTTGGACTCCTCAACTtgatgaagcagaagagcaaggagaGAAGCAAGACAAGAAAGGAGACGAGGAGGTGGTGTGGCTCTGGCGACCAGAAAGGTGCCATTGTTTTTCTTGCTACTCAATGATAAATGCTCCAGAATTACGTACAATTTATAGATTCTTGACGTGCATCTCTAGTGCATATTTGTGCATGCAATATAATACCTGTTGCAGGAAGACCTTATAGATTATTAATGAAGGTCGTCGGAAGGAACATGACGCTGAGAAGCTTCCGGCCGGGGGCCGGGATCACTAACTGCCGTCATGTCCGGTGTGTACGTGCTTCATGGGCGTGTATATCGACCATTCAGCCAACTCTCAACGCCCAGCTCCCTAACCGTACCGTGCCAGCATTAACTTATGGACAGGCTGCACCTCCGGGAAATATCTAGTACTCCCATTCTTGGGGTGCTCCCCATGCTCCAACTTCAAATAAATCAATTTTAAATATttcaaaaaattct is drawn from Triticum dicoccoides isolate Atlit2015 ecotype Zavitan chromosome 4A, WEW_v2.0, whole genome shotgun sequence and contains these coding sequences:
- the LOC119289994 gene encoding noroxomaritidine synthase 2-like; this translates as MAPFWSPEPHHLLVSFLVLLLSLLFCFIKLRSPKTVPNLPTEWPLVGMLPSVVANLHHFHDYTTAFLAASGSSFVFRGPAMHFFITCDPANVRHIFVSNFTNYPKGEEFAAIFDAMGNSFFNADGESWRRQRGRVQHLMSSPQLLAYMARCCRDKLEKGLLPFLARMDSLTPFDMQDLFTRFTFDMTAMSVFGVDPGLLTADMPPVIVPDAMEAVMDVGFFRNMVPVSCWKLMKRLKIGPERKLAAAQLELCRFVTEMMEKRGDGSVHMDEEQENSNVEIVSSYIHDPEYIDDQGKPNGFMYATLINYMFAGRDTVGTTLTWLFYNLIKHPHIVSSIRRELAPIAMHKANNSTTMVTFEPEETEPLVYLHAALFESMRLYPPGPIERKMVMTDDVLPSGHKVQRGETILISLYSMGRMEGVWGKDCREYRPERWVKEDGKLVYVPSYKFLAFNAGPRSCLGKNISVVQMKSVVAAMVWNFDFEMVGGYVVEPKPSVVLKMKNGLWAKILKRRIG